In the Actinomycetota bacterium genome, one interval contains:
- the mutM gene encoding bifunctional DNA-formamidopyrimidine glycosylase/DNA-(apurinic or apyrimidinic site) lyase → MPELPEVEVVRRGLTAYVEGRTIAAAAVLHPRAVRRHVAGPDDLVGGLVGRTVVAVSRRGKYLWAVLDGRDLALVAHLGMSGQLVVVRPDSLDEVHLRLRVRFTDGGRELRFVDQRTFGGVALEPLVPDDAGGAIPRSVRHIARDPLDPRFDDAAFVAAVRRRRTGLKRALLDQTLVSGIGNIYADEALWRARLHWATPTERVTPARLRSLLAATREVMAAALDAGGTSFDALYVDVNGRSGYLNIDVERVEASRQRVIPPSDLAQSALGTRFEGLNCSMARRHRSGSRTLRGVACA, encoded by the coding sequence GTGCCCGAACTCCCCGAGGTCGAAGTGGTCCGGCGTGGTCTCACGGCGTACGTCGAGGGCCGGACCATCGCCGCCGCAGCGGTCCTGCATCCCCGGGCCGTCAGACGGCACGTGGCCGGCCCGGACGACCTCGTCGGCGGCCTGGTGGGCCGGACCGTCGTCGCGGTGAGTCGCCGGGGCAAGTATCTGTGGGCGGTGCTGGACGGCCGGGACCTGGCGCTGGTGGCCCATCTGGGGATGAGCGGCCAGCTGGTCGTCGTGCGCCCCGACAGCCTCGACGAAGTGCACCTGCGGCTGCGGGTCCGGTTCACCGACGGCGGTCGCGAACTGCGATTCGTCGACCAGCGGACGTTCGGCGGTGTCGCCCTCGAGCCGCTGGTGCCCGACGACGCGGGCGGCGCGATCCCGCGCTCGGTGCGTCACATCGCCCGCGACCCGCTCGATCCGAGGTTCGACGACGCGGCGTTCGTCGCGGCGGTACGCCGCCGCCGGACTGGCCTGAAACGGGCGTTGCTCGACCAGACGCTGGTCTCCGGTATCGGCAACATCTACGCCGACGAGGCCTTGTGGCGGGCCCGGCTGCATTGGGCGACGCCGACCGAGCGGGTGACGCCGGCCCGGTTGCGTTCGCTGCTGGCCGCGACCCGGGAGGTGATGGCGGCCGCGCTGGATGCGGGCGGCACGTCCTTCGACGCGTTGTACGTCGACGTTAACGGCCGCAGTGGGTACTTAAACATTGACGTAGAGCGGGTCGAGGCGAGTCGTCAGCGAGTTATACCCCCGTCTGACCTGGCACAAAGTGCACTCGGCACGCGGTTCGAAGGTCTCAACTGTTCAATGGCGCGCCGCCACAGATCCGGGTCCCGGACACTGCGAGGTGTTGCCTGTGCCTGA
- a CDS encoding ribonuclease III, protein MSPRTSGAGGPSAADRLAVLHQRLGVVVDAALLERALTHRSYAYENGGLPTNERLEFLGDSVLGLVVTDTLYRLHPDLPEGQLAKLRAAIVNSRALAAVGRDLSLGEFIRLGRGEQSTGGRSKASILADTVEAVIGAVYLDRGLVVADEVVHRLFDATIERASRLGAGLDWKTSLQELTAAAGLGVPEYVVDESGPDHEKSFTARVRVGGQLYGDGRGGSKKEAEQQAAATAYQELKTADARPRAAAVTADRA, encoded by the coding sequence GTGAGCCCCCGTACCAGCGGAGCCGGTGGGCCGTCGGCTGCCGATCGCCTGGCCGTGCTGCACCAGCGCCTCGGCGTCGTGGTCGACGCCGCGCTGCTGGAGCGAGCACTCACCCACCGGTCGTACGCGTATGAGAACGGGGGGCTGCCGACCAACGAGCGGTTGGAGTTCCTCGGCGACTCGGTCCTCGGCCTGGTCGTCACCGACACGCTCTACCGGCTCCATCCCGACCTGCCCGAGGGGCAGCTGGCCAAACTGCGGGCCGCCATCGTCAACTCGCGGGCGCTGGCCGCGGTCGGGCGCGACTTGTCGCTGGGGGAGTTCATCCGGCTCGGCCGGGGCGAGCAGAGCACGGGGGGCCGCAGCAAGGCGTCGATCCTGGCCGACACCGTCGAGGCGGTCATCGGTGCGGTGTACCTCGATCGCGGCCTGGTGGTCGCCGACGAGGTGGTGCATCGCCTGTTCGACGCCACGATCGAGCGGGCGTCGCGGCTGGGTGCCGGGCTGGACTGGAAGACCTCCCTGCAGGAGTTGACCGCGGCCGCCGGCCTGGGCGTCCCCGAGTACGTCGTGGACGAGAGCGGGCCGGATCACGAGAAGTCGTTCACCGCCCGGGTCCGCGTCGGTGGCCAGCTGTACGGCGACGGCCGCGGCGGGTCGAAGAAGGAGGCCGAGCAACAGGCGGCTGCCACGGCGTACCAGGAGCTCAAGACCGCGGACGCCCGCCCGCGAGCAGCTGCGGTGACCGCCGACCGGGCCTGA
- a CDS encoding DUF177 domain-containing protein, producing the protein MRLWDATVPAPADLGIAVAAVPVGSDVQLRLRLESVVDGVLVSGSARVRVVGECSRCLDPVSWDEEVDLLQLFVYPDGVAAAAGETAGDEDDDVSLIETDFIDLEPILRDAVVLALPLAPVCREDCPGLCVRCGARLADDPGHQHDDVDPRWAALAAALERDAGVRPGDELHDELTDSEHNDSEHNDEEED; encoded by the coding sequence ATGCGGCTGTGGGACGCCACGGTGCCGGCGCCGGCGGATCTCGGCATCGCGGTGGCGGCGGTCCCGGTGGGCTCCGACGTCCAGCTGCGGTTGCGGCTGGAATCGGTGGTCGACGGGGTCCTCGTGTCCGGCTCCGCCCGGGTGCGAGTCGTCGGCGAATGCTCCCGATGCCTCGACCCGGTCAGCTGGGACGAGGAGGTCGACCTGCTGCAGTTGTTCGTCTACCCCGACGGGGTGGCCGCCGCTGCTGGGGAGACCGCCGGCGACGAGGACGACGACGTCAGTCTCATCGAGACGGACTTCATCGACCTCGAGCCGATCCTGCGCGACGCGGTAGTGCTCGCACTGCCGCTCGCGCCGGTGTGCCGGGAAGACTGTCCCGGGCTGTGTGTGCGTTGTGGCGCACGGCTCGCCGACGATCCCGGCCATCAGCACGACGACGTGGACCCCCGGTGGGCGGCTCTGGCGGCAGCGCTGGAACGGGACGCCGGGGTCCGGCCCGGCGACGAGCTGCACGACGAGCTCACCGACAGCGAGCACAACGACAGCGAGCACAACGACGAGGAAGAGGACTGA
- a CDS encoding pantetheine-phosphate adenylyltransferase, which produces MVTAVCPGSYDPVTHGHVDVFARAAALFDEVTVAVLINKKKSSMFTVDERIEMLQQCVVDLPNVKVDAFHGLLVDYCRARGISAIVKGLRAVSDFDYELQMAQMNHRLTGVETLFVSTNPLYSYLSSSLVKEVATYGGDVSGLVPDVALEGLRRKLGEG; this is translated from the coding sequence ATGGTGACCGCGGTGTGTCCCGGTTCCTACGATCCGGTCACCCACGGCCACGTCGACGTCTTCGCGCGCGCCGCCGCGCTGTTCGACGAGGTCACCGTCGCCGTTCTGATCAACAAGAAGAAGTCGTCGATGTTCACCGTCGACGAGCGCATCGAGATGCTGCAGCAGTGCGTGGTGGACCTGCCCAACGTGAAGGTCGACGCCTTCCACGGACTGCTGGTGGACTACTGCCGGGCCCGCGGCATCTCGGCCATCGTCAAGGGCCTGCGGGCCGTCAGCGACTTCGACTACGAGCTGCAGATGGCCCAGATGAACCACCGGCTGACCGGCGTGGAGACGCTGTTCGTGTCCACCAACCCGCTCTACAGCTACCTGTCATCGAGTCTGGTCAAGGAGGTCGCCACCTACGGCGGCGACGTGTCCGGGCTCGTGCCCGACGTCGCCCTGGAGGGGCTGCGCCGCAAGCTCGGCGAGGGCTGA
- the rsmD gene encoding 16S rRNA (guanine(966)-N(2))-methyltransferase RsmD, which yields MRVIAGSAGGRRLVVPARGTRPTSDRVRESLFSTLDSELGEFDGRHVLDLYAGSGAVGVEAASRGAAHVLLVDSAQPAVVACRRNAALVPDAAVAVIRADVAAFVAAGPGAPATPPYDVAVLDPPYDLAGDRVTAVLAGLVEGGWLADAALVVVERDARSPALAWPDGLQPRRSRRLGETVLWYGRRT from the coding sequence GTGCGGGTGATCGCCGGCAGCGCCGGCGGCCGCCGGCTCGTCGTACCGGCGCGCGGGACCCGGCCGACGTCGGACCGGGTCCGGGAGAGCCTGTTCTCCACGCTGGACAGTGAACTGGGCGAGTTCGACGGCCGCCACGTGCTGGACCTGTATGCCGGCAGCGGTGCGGTCGGTGTCGAGGCGGCCAGCCGCGGCGCGGCGCACGTGCTGCTGGTCGATTCAGCCCAGCCGGCGGTCGTGGCCTGCCGACGTAACGCTGCGCTGGTACCGGATGCCGCCGTCGCGGTCATCCGCGCCGACGTGGCCGCCTTCGTCGCGGCTGGTCCCGGCGCACCGGCGACGCCGCCGTACGACGTGGCGGTGCTGGACCCGCCGTACGACCTGGCCGGCGACCGGGTGACCGCGGTGCTGGCCGGTCTCGTCGAGGGCGGCTGGCTGGCCGATGCCGCGCTGGTCGTGGTCGAGCGCGACGCGCGCAGCCCCGCGCTGGCCTGGCCCGACGGCCTGCAGCCGCGCCGCAGCCGGCGGCTGGGGGAGACCGTGCTTTGGTACGGTCGCCGGACCTGA